The following DNA comes from Sorex araneus isolate mSorAra2 chromosome 5, mSorAra2.pri, whole genome shotgun sequence.
AGAAGTGACGGGggagatgcacacacagacacagacacacacacacactcaggcacatagagacacatacacatgcatagagacacacagagagacaccaGACACGaaaagagacacacatacacatgcagatacacacacaaacacagagaaacatagccacactaacacagacacacacactcagtgacATACAGACCCACACAGGCACAGAGACTGTGGCTGCAACTGGGGGGTGTGGCAAATGTGCACTGCCAGCCAGGCtttggggaaagagaagggagaagcaGGGGGCAGGGTCCTGAGAGAAAGTGCAGAAGGGAGCCCCCTTCTCTCCTCAGGACCCCTAACGGTCTAGCCTGGCTCCTGGGGCTAAAGCTGCATCCTTCCTCTGGCTGAGAACAGTTTCTGAGGAGAATGAGCCGGTGGCACTTAGGGGCCCTCCTTCTACTATGCTTTTCAGTTTGTGGGGGAGTTCTCATGAACTTGGTGTCGGAGGTCAGGGTGGCAGGGTGGACTGTCTCACTGCTTCTGTGAATCGAGGGTCTTTAGGACCCTCTGTGAGTCCTCAAGACCCCACCCCTAATCTCAGAGACTGAGAACAACCAAAGCCCACCTATGGCCATCCCAGCCTggcgctgcccccacccccaggcccacgGGCCTCAAGACATTAGCACGGATACCTCCCCTAACCTCTGGctctgccacttttttttttctttttgggtcagacctggcgatgcacaggggttactcctggctcatgcactcaggaattactcctggcagtgctggggggaccatatcggatgccagggatcgaactcaggtcagctgcatgcaaggcaaatgccctaccagctgtgctatcactccggtccctctgccactttttattttttatatttttatttttttgctttttgggtcacacccagcgatgctcaggggtcactcctggctctgtactcaggaattacccctggccgtgctcaggggaccatatgggatactgggaatcaaacccgggtcggccacgtgcaaggcaaacgccctacccgctatgctatcactccagcccctgccacttTTTAGATGTTGAACCAGGTCATCCATCCCACTCTGCTGAGCCTTCATTTGCTCATCTGTATGTGGGGATACAACCTGCCGTGCAGAATGGATTTGATAGGTAAGCGCTGCAGCTTCCTGCACACAGGGTGTGCTCAGGAAACCTCCAGAGGCCTGATCTCcacaggcctgagcaccaccacctccATTTTCTGGATGAGGACACTGAAGGTCACATGCCACGGGACACACACTGAACCACAGGGCCACTGAAATCAGGCAGGGATCTGGGGCAAAGCCCATGGCTTTGGGGCTTTCCTGCTCTGGGCCACTGGACGATTCCTGAAATACCCGCATCCCACCCACTGCTCCCACACTCACAGAAAGGCCACATGGTGTGAGCACGCGATCTAAGGTCCCTGAGGTCCTGACTCTGACTAGAGCCATACACAGACCTCTGGTCCTTGGGGAGCAGTATCCCTGGGTCACCTGGACCTCACCCACTGGCAGCCACCCTGATGTATGGGTGAGGCCACAAGATCCTTATTTCCGGCTACTGGGGGTGGAGTGCCCTCACTCTCTTTCCTGTTGGGGGCTCGTGTTTGGGCGCCCCCTGCGCAGCTCTCACGCTGAGTCTTAGACTGCGTGTTTCCCCAACTGTAGGAACAGGGGCGGGAAAGAGGGTGGTGACATCTGCAACGGCAGCTGGTGACGTGGGGCTGCCCCTGCTCCCTCCAGCACAGAGCCTTGCCCAGGCCCCTCCTCCCAGGAGCCAGACCCTCAGAGAAGGGTGGGCAGGGGCATCGGgagccccttctttcctcctACCCCAGTGACCAGCGAGCCTGTGGAGGACCCGCCTGCCCCTCCTGGGGGCTCCTgtccacacacacagaaagacaggTGCTCTTCTTTCCCACAGAATCTACTCTGCCCCTGGCTTTGCCACTATTTCCAGGCCACACCCGGGAGCGTTTCCTACTCTGACCTTTAGGGATCTCACGTGTGGGAACAGTGAACAGGGATTATTGGGGAGAGGCTGGTGACAATTAAATGAGAGTGATAATAAAAGTTCCAGGTATGTCACTGGGGTATTTGGGTGTGAGTCACCTGGCTAAAGTCTCCACCAAGATGTGTACATTCAGTACCCCCTTCACATAAGGCTAGGTCTTCCCCAAGCTCACAGTATTGTAAGGTGTGTCTGCGtgtaaatgtatgtatgtgtgtgtgtgtgtgtgtgtgtgtgtgaaagagagagagagagagagagagagagagagagagagagagagagagcatgagacacagagagacagagacagagaggcaaagagagagagacaggcaggcagagagacagataggAAACTGAATACAAGAATATATCTGGGAGGGGATAGCAGTTGAAAAGGTGGATGGAGTCCCCATCGCCCACATTCAGAGCAGTCAATGGTGGCCCACCAGGCCCCCTGCCCTACTGTCCCATCTTAGTCTTACCTCATTGTTGACAAAGCAGTACAAGATGGCCACCATCAGCCCCTGGAAACAAGAGTTAGTCAGCAGGGAGGAAGCGGGAAGGAGGAGCCCTGCAGGCAGCCCGGAAGCCCCTCGGGCCCCAGTCCCAGTCCCTCCTCATTGGGCAACCATGCGACCTGAGGGAAGGGGGCATGGGTTCTTTGTCTCCCTCTAGAAGCACAAGAAGGCTCCTTGCTCATACTCTGAAGTTCTTTGATCACTGTCTCCACCCAGTTactcaggggagagagagagaaagagagagagacacacacacagaaaagaggTCTGGCCAAACAGATCAGGACCAGTCTCTTATAAGTCTACACCCTTGTGGACCCCCAGGTCCTCAGCATTATCTAAAACTAGTGGAGACAAACTCTTCCTGCCCTTAGAAGTGACACAGCCCGGCAGTCTTGTTTTAACACACGCAACCTCAGTGTCCTCCCTGGTACATGGTGCTGATTCTGGGTTCCTCCATGAGGAGTAACTGGCCCCGAGGACAGCACATGACAGGGTGCTCCCCGTGACTGGGCCCTGGCCTCTGGGTCCACTCCAGGTGCCTGACCTGAGCCAGGTCTCTGTCCCAGCCCCACTCACGCCCCTCGCCACAGGTCACCTGGAAGGAGGTGAAGGACAGCTCTGTGAAAAGCTTGATGAAGCGCAGCATCCCCCGGGCGTGCTCGTCCATCACGAAAGCGAAGATGACCTCGTGGGTCCCCAGCAGGGGGATGAGTGTCAGCGTGGACTTGGCAAGTCTGGGCCGGGAAGTGGAGCTGTCACTGCGGGCCTGGCCATTGGGCGCTGCTCCCCTTCCTGTGCCCCTGACCCAGGCCTTGCATCCAGCTCACAAacattccctcccccaccctgggccAGGCAGCTTGGGAGGCAGGAAGCAGCAGTCCAGACCCCCGAGAAACATGGGACTCCTCAGCTACAGGAGTGAGGGCAAGGCCTGGAGTCCCCGGCCGGGCTTGGTGGAAGGGACGGTCAGACAGGGCTCGGGGACATCACCTGCACTTGATGTCTGTCTTGCACATGAGGTTGGCTTTCAGCTTGGACACCACGATGCAGATGACCCGCACAAAGATGAGGAAGTTTACCTGTGAAAAAGATGAGGGGAGCCCTGTGGACACCCACTTtcctcccagcccttcccccagcaccccctcaggCCCTCTCAGAATCCCCACTTGCCACGGTCACTTACCCCAATGGCAAAGAGAATGGGTAACCGCATAATGAGCCAGtagttcatgtttgagtttctggtccagcagctggggagaggagaggcacaGGAGACACCCAGTGGAACTcagagctcccccaccccccacgtcaCACTGTGGGCATGGGGGGCAGCGCACAAATACCCTCGGGAATGCACAGTGACAGCCACACATgcacagcccccagcagccatttCCAGAGGCTCCGACGGATCTtctcaaacacacatgcacacatgtgccccCTTCTTGGCCCCACAGACATGCAAACACTGTCATGTGTGTGCCCAGCAGCACCCACCagggcacagaaccaggtgaaCTCAGTTATCACACAAGACCTGAGGGGGCCACTTTGTACCCCTCGGGCTCAGCACCATCTGTCACTTGTACAACCCTGGGAGGGGACTGGAGGGGAGGGCCTAACTTCTTAAACCGCCAGCATCtgaatgtggggggggggttattttttaagaaattcattcatggggctagagcaatagaagagcgggcatttgccttgcacgcggacaacctgggttcgattcccagcatcccatatggtctcctgagcaccactaggattaattcctgagtgcagagacaggagtaatcctgtgcatagccaggtgtgacccaaaaagcaaaaaaaaaaaaaaaagagaaattaatgatTTGTTACCAGAAAATATTTGATATGTATTCTAATTTAGATTCCCCAAGGTGTGCAAGACTTTCTAGGATGAGAGGGATCCTGAGTAAGAAACACTGAAGAAGCCTTGAGGCCAAAATGAACCTGCTTAGTTCCTGGTCTCTCGTGTATCTGCAAATCAGCAGGACTGGGAGGCTCCAGGGGCCAAGGGACCCCACGGCACTGGCAGAGGGGGACCCAGGAAAAAGGACACTCACCCCTCGTCCTCATAGAGGTATTTGACGATGCCCCAAGGGATAACAAACAGCAGAGGAGCACctaggaggagaggaggagagaggggagaggggctggcaggCCCGAGCCACAGGGCACACCCAGAGGCCTCTACCTGCAGCgcgacacccccccgccccccgcggcctgGCCCCAGACCACTCTCTGTAGCAGTGCTGGAACTGGCAGGAGACAGAGGTGGTGGGACCCTCTCCCATCACCTGATGAGCTCCCTGCCCCTGATTTCCTATCCCCCGCTGTACTGGGTGACTGTCATAGAAAGGGGCATAGGAAGGGGTGTGTAGTGGTGGCGATGAGGAGGGGGGCACATGTGTGCAGATGTGGTTTGGAAGGGGTGCAATGACATGTTTCTCGGTAGGACCAAACTCCTTCTTAGCCTTTCCAATCAGCATCCTCAAGCCCGGCTGTCCACCCCACACAGCTCCGAGCCATGTGTGGGCCTGCGACTGTGGGGCTGCTGGTCCAGGCCAGGGAGGCTGAAGCAGAGACGCTCACAGTTGACCAGCATTCTGCATCAACAAGCTTCCTCTCAGCTGCTGATTTCCACACACCAGCCCTCCCGGCATCCACGAGGGTTTAGTAATAACCAGGAGACTGGACGAGAGGGGGAGGCCCTCCTGAGGCCTCAGCTCCCACACAGAGTGAATGAAGCCTGTCGCATGGAAAAGCTGGGAGGCACATGAATGAATAATGAGTGATCAGTGAAAGAAGAGGTATTTTCGGGGCAAGACCTTTGCCTGGCTTGACCAATTCCCCAcctcgccccctcctccccgaGCCCTCCTTCCTGATCTTCCGGGTGCCCAGTCTGTTCCCAGGACTGGGGATTCACTCCTGCCATCAGCCAGACTTCATTCACCAGCAATGTCTTCCCCTTGGAATTAGCAGGCGCAGCTCTGCTGTACACGGACGAGCCCCGGTCCCGTGAGGCGtcattttcctccctccccttctgcaATCCCCCGAGACTGGCTGGAGAGAAGCTTGAATGGAACCTGCAGAGTGAGCTGGGGCAGCCATGCCTCTTCCCTCACTTGCCTCCCGCCTCTGCGGCCCCCTTGGGGTGGGTTCTGGGGACACCTGCTACTCTGGATGGCTGCAGAAGCAAACATGCTTTCTTAGGAGTCCCCCAAAACTGTGAGAGTTTTCATCTTATTCATTATTTGGGGGCCTCCCCAGTGGGGCTCAGTGACTCTCGGCCAGCCCGGCCAGAGGCTCAATGCAAGGGATGGAGGATGCGGCGGTGCTAGAGATTTCCCAGGTAAGCTTGCCAGCGCCGGGCCTGCGGATGCTCTGTAGACAGCGGGGTTGAACGGGGGTGGCCACAGGCGTGTGCTGTGACTTCTGTACCTTCTCTCTGGGCCCTAGAGACTTAATTTTCATtaaagatgctcaggggaacactaAGTGCTACAGCCCTGTGGTACGGGCTGGGGGGCCACCAGGCCTAACCCAGTAGCTCAGGGGAGCCCCCAGAGCCACACCAGCAGTTCTGGGAACCATGTAGCATCAGGACTGGATCTCGGCTGGAATGCGCCCTAACCTctaagccatctccctggcccttttaAAGTCTTTTGTTTACACAAGAAGCTGAAAGTTGCTTCCCAGCCCTCTTCCCTGCTCGCAGCTTGCTCTggcctttgtccctctctttctgtctcccctcATCCAATTCCTCAAAGAAAGGGATTCTGACTGAAAAGAGAGGCCCCAGGTCTTGCCCCTGTGCCTCCTCAAACCCCagctgggggggtgagggggtgggaaaaGACTGTTGCTCCCTCCTCCATTTCCCATGCAGagaccccccagagccccccaccccaacagtcCAGCGCCTCAGCCCACACTGCATCCCTGTGAGTGTCCCCGCTCCCAGGTCTCCATGGTGACGGCTGCTAACGGTGCTGATGTGCTGAAGCCATTTCCCAGAATGGACAGGCTttctctcagccctgagcactgccatcccCGGCTCTCGAGGGCTCAGCTCCCTTCCTAGCCCTGCTCAGCTGCAGCACCCACTGCCTGGAGAGCTGGTGAAGAGGCTGAgcaggatggggaggagggaggaagggaaggaaggaacagggaGCTGTGTGCAGAGGCCAGCCCTGGcctcccatttccccccaccccaggcagaggCTGGAATCTGTTCAGCTCCTGTAGACGGAAGATACAGTAGCTCAGGCAGAAAAGCTGGCATGACAgagcggggtgcggggggggggggcttaaaGCTGGCTCTACCTGTAAGGCAAGAAAGTCCCTCCTAGGACCCACAAGAGCCCTCAGAGCTGCCCTTCCCCGGAGGGGCTGTGCCGGGCAAAGGCACCAAGGACCGACAGTGGAATGGGTGCCGGCACCCGGGAGTCTGCGAACAGGGGCCCAGGGAGTGTGCAGTCCGGCAGTCCCGGCAGCATCCTGAGGCCACAGGCTGAGTTCAAAAGTGCCTTTCAAAGTGGGGTCTGGGCGGGGGGCCTTGGAGCCAGCCTGGGAGGAGGGGAAACCCCCAAAGGCAGGGGGCAGTGAAGGAGGGAAGGACGGGAGCAGCTCTGTGGAGTGCACGGGGATCCCCTCAAGCCCGACTAGGGAGGGCCTCAGGCCTctgtgggttgggggtggggttccCTGCCTTGCTCCATGCCATCTGCTCTTGTTCTGATCCAAATTCTACGTGGTGAGAGGCTATAAGCACAATCAGAaatgttccagaaaaaaaaaaaagacaaaatggttCTTAGCAAACTTTTTTGGTGAGAGCATTTCTGGCTGGACCCCAGGCATGTCTGAGTCCACCTTTTCCTcacctggccgcccacccacCCTAACTGCCCCAGCTCCCACCATAAGGCCAGGATGCCCCCTCTTCCTTTAGGGCTGGGTGGGACTGAGTAGCACTGAGCCTTACTCAGGAGCAGGGAAATTGGCGGAGACCACGATGGCAAGGGTGTCAGGGGTGGAGGCGCATTTCACCAGCAAAGGCAGAGGCCCCTTATTCAACGTATGAGGGGAGGAGGACTCTGCCAGGGAGTGGGGGAACCATAACCCCCATCTGTCGTGAGCCCTGTGGCCACAATGGGGTGGCCCACCCAGAGTGTCAGCAGTGGGTTCTGAGCACCGAGTTGGCCTCTGGGTATGGAAGTTTAAATTAGGTCTGGACACAGGAAGGGGATGAAGGGATGGGAGCGGGGAGAGCTGGGGGAGCCTTACCCCAGCCTATGCCCAGGTAGAGCTTGAAGACGCGATGCTCAGAGAAGACGGAGAAGGCCAGCAGGGTGTACAGGTACACGCCCTCCACTAGGAGCCAGTAGTAATTGGCCGCCACGCAGTACTGCATGAGCAGGAACACCAGGCGGCAGCCGAGAGACTCCTGCGGGCACGGGGAGGTCCCTTGACTCTccgagccccctccccagccgaCACCCCATTACTTTCCTGCACAGGGAAGACCAGAGCACGGAGGGAACTGGGCCTGGGCTAATGCTAAGAAAGTGACCTGCTCCCTGGACTGTCcttggccctgaaggaagaagcCAACAGGGTGCCCACAGAAAGCAGAGTCAAGGTTTGGCAAGGCGAAGTGACCTACATGGACCTTACAGCTAGTGGTGGCCATGCTGGGATTCAGACCAACTGCCCCCAAAATCACCCGGCAGGTACAATTCCTGCACCAGACTGGGAACTCCTGAAGGAGATGGGGCAGTGTTTCTCTCTCCCTAGATCGGGGCCTCTTCCATTAGACAGGCATCCCTAGAATTGCCTGCCTCTCCTATCAGATTGGGAAGTCCAGGGTGGACTCCTTCTTTCATCAGACTGGGCTTCTCAGGGGCAGTGCCTGTCTCCTCAGACTCCCTGGGGGAGTCTCTTCCATCAGAGTGGGGAGTTCCCAAGGGCTGGGTGTGGTCATCGTGCTGGTCTGTGTCATATGGGGCAGGGAGGCCAGCCTTGGCCCGTCCCTGGTCCCCCACGCCCTTCAgcaccgcccctgccccccatacACACCTGGTAGTTGAGGAGCCCGTCCCACTGGTGCTTCTGGGGGGCGGTGCTGTACATCCACTTGAGGGCCGCATCCTTAATGAAGACCGACAGTGCGCGGAGGATGAAGGATGCGAACAGGTTCAGGTGGATGTAGTTCCGTGTGCAGCGCAGGTGTCTAGGGAAGAAGGAGGGTCCTATTGTGCAAGACGGCCGAAGTTCTTTGCCACAAGCCCTGTCTCTAGTTCTGGAACTAGGTTCATGTCTTCCCTTCTCTGAGAACATGTTTCATCCCCATAAAAGCAGGGGGTGTGCCCTGCTTTGCCAGAAAGTCTGTGGGTACACAGCCCTCCATCCTGCCCTCCTCAATCCTGCATCCTTCCCTCTATAGAAAGTTATGTGCAATCCGAGTAGATTCATGTGTGAGGGACACAAGAATCCCAACgggggttggatttttttgtgTCTCTTGtcgggagccacacctagcaatgctgggGTGGTGAGGAGGCCAAAAGCAATGAGATTTGGGATTTAACTTAGGGCCTTGTAATGCACAGTAtgtattcctaattttttttgggtggggggttgtGTACAGAGTGCAGTCAgctgtactcaagggtcactcctattggtattcagggaaccaaatgtggtgccagaaatagaaccaAGGTCTGGCATGTAtgagtcaagcaccctacctgctgtaatatttgctctggtcccccaacccccactattTTCTTGTGTAAATCTgaggcacagtgatttacaatactgttaatgatagggctcCAAGCATACAGCAATCTAATACCACACCCTAACCAGAGTATCTGCTTCTCTTCACAAGTCACcactctttttgtttgatttttgggagGGAGCCACATCCtggatgctctgggattactcctggctttgcactcagggaacactcttggtagtgctcgagagaccataccctctatactatctcttcagccctcagaGTCACAACtcttgagccacattcctggtcaTGCTTTGCTTTTTTGATGGCAAGACCCACTCATTACAAGTCTCCAGGTGTTCTTACAGAGACAATCGGAAGCTGAGTACATGGCAGAAATTTGAAAGTACTAGATTTGACTTCAATATTCTTTCAGGcagcaaaatagaaacaaacatcaTTCTTAACTGAGAAAGTTTGGAAGTTTTCCCTTTAAAATCAGGAACAAACTAAGGCTCCTCTAGCTttaaggaatttatttattttttatctgggGCCATGtctgcaattctcaggggttactaatggttttgcattcagagatcactcctggtggggctcaggaaccatattcgatgctagggattgaacctgggttagctgtattcaaggcaagtgtcctacctgatgtactatcgctccagccccaagccttaaGGAATTCTTATCCCATTTAACCAAAATCATTCATAGAGTCTAGCTGGTATAATAAACAAGGAAAATAGGTTTAAGAATTGGAAGTAAAGAAGCTGAGATATTTGTTTAAATAGAAAGCTTAAGAGAACTGCCACACAAATTATGAGACTAAAAGAAATTAGGTTCCTGAAAAAATCactttatagtatttttaattgACTACTTGCTACCTAGAAATAAGACTAACTAGAGAAGATGAGCAAGATattgatgaagaaaataataaaagttgctTTAGATTATTACCAAAGACTTGCTTAAATGGATTATAAGCATATTTCTGACTAGAAAGACTCCCTTGAAGAGGTCAATTAATTGATGTCAGCTAATGCAATGAAAAGGACTCCAAACTTCAAATGGTGCATTTAAAACTCAGAAAGAATTGCTGAGGATCAAGGGTCTGAATAGTCCGAATTCTCCTATAGAGACAAAAACTAGTAAAGGTCCTTGCTATAAGCAGCTATTTTTATTAACAGGCCAGGCAGTGTGCACTAGTAAAGGGGTAGACAAATGGCCAACGGGAAGGAGCCCAGACTGCAGTGCCGACAGGCCCAGCGctggcagagcagggcagagcaggCATCACCCACCGAGAAAGCCTGCTGAGCAGCAAATGGTAGGGTGGAATCTGGCACAGatagaaaaatacatttacatgttttattttcaccATAGACAAAAACAAATTCCAGGTGGATAAAAGAACCATAAGGCATAAGTGAAACTTAAAACCCTGAGATAAGGaacgatttcttttttttgttttgttttgttttgtggttgggctatacccagcctgctcaggactttctcctggctctgtccagggatgactcctggtagtgcccaaaCCATATGTGAAGCTGGGGATTCAAACAGGTtgaccatgtataaggcaagtgccttaaggcCTGGACTATCTCACCTGCCCaaggaaatatttcttaaataagcCATGAAGAAATTTGCTctttgtttaaaatgaaaaatttaaaaaacttgacCTCCATCAACTGATaatttgataaattttacttAACAAAAATGCACAGGTTGATATATTTCACTTCATTAAAGCTAAAAAATGCCTTTGCAATGAGAGAACttatccacacaactgagttggggaGGGGCTTCAAAGGGAGGAGCACTAGGGGCCCTAGGGAGGAaggtgggaacactggtgatgggtaaGGTGTTGGAATCGGGTGAATGGAAAATCATCATTCATAGTATTGTAACtcacagaacctcaataaaaaaagctaaaaataacagaaagataaaaaaaaaagtgaaaaggtcTTTGCAAAAAGCACCAAAAGTTTAGGAAGAAACTCCATAGACAAAAAGAAAGTATATCCTgattcactgtctctgtcactggcatcccgttgctcattgatttgctcgagcaggcaccagtaacgtctccattgtgagacttatttttactgtttttggcatattgaatacaccacggggagcttgccaggctctgccgtgtgggcggaatactctcagtagcttgctggactctctgagaggggaggaggaatcaaacccagattggccgtgtgcaaggcaaatgccctaccctctgtgctattgctccagcccttatgtcCTGATTAGAACCCAGAATGTATAGTAAATGCCTCCAATAAGAAGGGGTCAAAAGACTCCCGTTACAAAAGAACATGAACAAGAAATTCACAGGAGCTCCCCCCAACTCTCCGCCAAAGGGGATCCCTGGCAAGGTTTAGGACTGCATCAGAAGCGGTACTTTAATCCTGCTCAGGTACCAACACTGCCAATTCCCACACAGGTACAGGGGAGGCAGGGAGCGTGGCCTGTGGGGGTTTTGGCCTGCGGGGCACCAGCCACTTAggggccacagttattttcccctttctcagtGTTTTGGACTCATATCTCAATCTCCGTTACCTAATTCTGAGGAGGACAGCCCTGCtgtcccaaacacattaggccaatagtccacttgcctattccaatctcaccaaaataacggtgaacacaagaaactgaacaagcctaatataataggacacatcctctgaagctttactagaggcctcacataagtcacagaggtgCACCTAAGAGGAAGATAGTAttctagaaagggaaaaaggagaccaccatcagccgagctcatccagaatcctttcttggAGCAAGAGGGGGActctgatagtgaactggagggtcccacctGCATACTACCACaaaagcatgaagaaacagcacaaatccccaccacgaggagtggaTGAAAAAAAGAGCCCAGgagcctcaacagggaatatTCACAAAAACAGCCTCTCtggtaaagaattcagagatggaatgttgaggatgttcaatgaactcaaagaaactttaatttaatggatGATCGGAGACTCACAGCCCTCCAGATTCTAGCCCCAAGCCattgccaaactgatttcagctggaagtcacaaggaaagaagaggagccagcgtcagagggcctgcagcaaaggcctcttgCTCCTTTAACATGTCACGAGGCCACATTGTACATTCCTTATACCCCTATTTTACAGGCtgtggattggacaatgccaggACCCTGTATTTTGGATTAATAATTCCTTACTTTTACGCtgtccttggaattcacaggtgcctctgTTCCTGAAGGAGGAAGGGATGCCTTTTAAcatgaacaccttttcatttctccctAGGATATCTGTTTGTATTGGAGATTCCCTGCTGTCTCCTTCTCTGCCCCCCatcatggagaccaaaccccgaTAGTCAAAGCCTtggataactttaaaaaagtgtttttttaaaaaaaattttttttaacataagctaggttgcacatccATGACTGCTGGTGAACCTGAACAGAGAATGGCTACATTTCCCAACTGAagaactcctgacagaagttgtgatgctcttGCTACAGTGCTCCCTGTCTGATCCAGTGATCTGAAGTTTATTGGACTCTTAATAGCTGCTCCccgggactcattgctgtgaccactgcTACTGCTGTTTCTGTATCAACTCTTCAAATTTTGATctagacacttcatttcttcaaaac
Coding sequences within:
- the GLP1R gene encoding glucagon-like peptide 1 receptor, which codes for MPGAPGPLRLALLLLGAVGRAGPRPQGATVSLSETVLKWREYRRQCHQFLANSPPPATGVFCNRTFDDYACWPDGLPNSLVNVSCPWYLPWASSVPQGHVYRFCTSDGLWLQKDNSSLPWRNLSECDESKQGERSSVEEQLLSLYVVYTVGYGLSFSGLVVASAILLGFRHLRCTRNYIHLNLFASFILRALSVFIKDAALKWMYSTAPQKHQWDGLLNYQESLGCRLVFLLMQYCVAANYYWLLVEGVYLYTLLAFSVFSEHRVFKLYLGIGWGAPLLFVIPWGIVKYLYEDEGCWTRNSNMNYWLIMRLPILFAIGVNFLIFVRVICIVVSKLKANLMCKTDIKCRLAKSTLTLIPLLGTHEVIFAFVMDEHARGMLRFIKLFTELSFTSFQGLMVAILYCFVNNEVQMEFRKSWGRWRLEHLHVQRESSMKPLKCPSSSVYAATCQASCG